The following proteins are encoded in a genomic region of Ornithinibacillus sp. 4-3:
- the gpsB gene encoding cell division regulator GpsB — MNTNNIQLSSKDILEKEFKSSMRGYNQVEVDEFLDVIIQDYEAFQRELEQLKNEVDRLQKQSSEVRTRAMHTPNQQVNYDVLKRLSNLEKEVFGKKFAEQEDS, encoded by the coding sequence ATGAATACAAATAACATTCAACTCAGCTCAAAAGATATTTTAGAAAAAGAATTTAAATCTTCCATGCGTGGCTACAATCAAGTAGAAGTCGATGAATTTCTAGATGTAATCATTCAGGATTATGAAGCATTCCAGAGAGAATTAGAACAACTGAAAAATGAAGTTGATCGATTGCAGAAGCAATCTAGTGAAGTCCGCACAAGAGCTATGCATACGCCAAATCAACAAGTGAATTATGATGTTCTAAAACGTTTATCTAATTTAGAAAAAGAAGTATTTGGCAAAAAATTTGCTGAACAAGAGGATTCATAA